A region from the Mycolicibacterium litorale genome encodes:
- a CDS encoding flavin reductase family protein, translated as MSRTDLDPATLREAFGHFPTGVIAIAAESDGTRVGLAASTFVPVSLDPPLVSFCVQNTSTTWPKLKDLPRLGISVLGESHDAAARTLAAKAGDRFAGLETTSSDDGAVFINGTSVWLDSSIYNLVEAGDHTIVILRVEDITVHPDIAPIVFHRSTFRRLGG; from the coding sequence ATGAGTCGCACAGATCTGGATCCGGCCACGCTGCGCGAGGCCTTCGGTCACTTCCCGACGGGCGTCATCGCGATCGCCGCGGAATCGGACGGCACGCGCGTCGGGCTCGCGGCGAGCACCTTCGTGCCGGTGTCGCTCGACCCGCCGCTGGTCTCGTTCTGTGTGCAGAACACGTCAACGACGTGGCCCAAGCTCAAGGACCTGCCCCGCCTGGGAATCAGCGTGCTGGGCGAGTCCCACGACGCGGCCGCGCGGACGCTGGCGGCCAAGGCCGGGGACCGGTTCGCCGGACTCGAGACGACCTCGAGCGACGACGGCGCCGTCTTCATCAACGGCACCAGCGTGTGGCTGGACAGCTCGATCTACAACCTGGTCGAGGCCGGCGACCACACGATCGTCATCCTGCGGGTCGAGGACATCACCGTCCACCCGGACATCGCCCCGATCGTGTTCCACCGCAGCACATTCCGTCGCCTGGGCGGCTGA
- a CDS encoding succinate dehydrogenase/fumarate reductase iron-sulfur subunit, producing MSYQAKMRVWRGDEEGGALQDYTVEVNEGEVVLDIIHRLQQTQTGDLAVRWNCKAGKCGSCSAEINGRPRLLCMTRMSTFGEQETVTVTPLRTFPVIRDLVTDVSFNYEKAREIPAFTPPKDLQPGEYRMAQEDVNRSQEFRKCIECFLCQNVCHVVRDHEENKKAFAGPRYLMRMAELDMHPLDVHERRAEDAQEVHGLGYCNITKCCTEVCPEHIKITDNALIPMKERAADRKYDPVVWLGNKLFRRR from the coding sequence ATGAGCTACCAGGCGAAGATGCGGGTGTGGCGGGGCGACGAAGAGGGCGGCGCCCTGCAGGACTACACCGTCGAGGTCAACGAGGGCGAGGTGGTGCTCGACATCATCCACCGCCTGCAGCAGACCCAGACCGGAGACCTGGCGGTGCGGTGGAACTGCAAGGCGGGCAAGTGCGGATCCTGTTCGGCCGAGATCAACGGCCGCCCGCGGTTGCTGTGCATGACCCGCATGTCGACCTTCGGCGAGCAGGAGACCGTCACCGTCACGCCGCTGCGCACCTTCCCGGTGATCCGCGATCTGGTGACCGACGTGTCGTTCAACTACGAGAAGGCCAGGGAGATCCCGGCGTTCACCCCGCCCAAGGATCTGCAGCCGGGTGAGTACCGGATGGCGCAGGAGGACGTGAACCGGTCACAGGAATTCCGAAAGTGCATCGAGTGCTTCCTGTGCCAGAACGTCTGCCACGTCGTGCGCGACCACGAGGAGAACAAGAAGGCGTTCGCCGGTCCGCGCTATCTCATGCGCATGGCCGAGTTGGACATGCATCCGCTCGACGTGCACGAGCGCCGCGCCGAGGACGCCCAGGAGGTCCACGGGCTCGGGTACTGCAACATCACCAAATGCTGCACCGAGGTGTGCCCCGAACACATCAAGATCACCGACAACGCGCTGATCCCCATGAAAGAGCGTGCGGCAGACCGAAAGTACGACCCCGTGGTGTGGTTGGGCAACAAGCTGTTCCGGCGGCGGTGA
- a CDS encoding fumarate reductase/succinate dehydrogenase flavoprotein subunit yields MAATDPRPNDSSGIERHQYDVVVIGAGGAGLRAVIEARERGLRVAVVCKSLFGKAHTVMAEGGCAASMGNTNPKDSWQVHFGDTMRGGKFLNNWRMAELHAKEAPDRVWELETYGALFDRTKDGRISQRNFGGHTYPRLAHVGDRTGLEIIRTMQQKIVSLQQEDKAELGDYDARIRVFAECTVTDLIKDGDRIAGAFGYWRESGRFILFEAPAVVLATGGIGKSYKVTSNSWEYTGDGHALALRAGATLINMEFIQFHPTGMVWPPSVKGILVTEGVRGDGGVLKNSDGKRFMFDYIPDVFKGQYAESEDEADQWLKDNDSARRTPDLLPRDEVARAINTEVKEGRGTPHGGVYLDIASRMSAEEIKRRLPSMYHQFMELAEVDITTDEMEVGPTCHYVMGGIEVDPDTGAAKTPGLFAAGECAGGMHGSNRLGGNSLSDLLVFGRRAGLGASDYVRALNDRPTVSEEAVEEACTLALAPFDGPGEGEPENPYTLQLDLQDTMNELVGIIRKADEITEAQTKLTELRERFKRLKVEGNRHFNPGWHLAIDLRNMLLVSECVAKAALERTESRGGHTRDDYPSMEATWRKTLLVCRAEDDDVVVPSVSVTREDQVPMRDDLLELLDIEELQKYFTDEELANHPARRRS; encoded by the coding sequence ATGGCGGCGACCGACCCCCGACCCAACGACTCCAGCGGTATCGAACGACACCAGTACGACGTGGTGGTCATCGGTGCCGGCGGCGCGGGTCTGCGCGCGGTGATCGAGGCCCGCGAGCGCGGCCTGCGGGTCGCGGTCGTCTGCAAATCGCTGTTCGGCAAGGCGCACACCGTGATGGCCGAGGGCGGCTGTGCAGCCTCGATGGGCAACACGAACCCCAAAGACAGCTGGCAGGTCCACTTCGGTGACACCATGCGCGGCGGCAAGTTCCTCAACAACTGGCGGATGGCCGAGCTGCATGCCAAGGAGGCACCCGACCGGGTGTGGGAGCTCGAGACCTACGGGGCGCTGTTCGACCGCACCAAGGACGGCCGGATCAGCCAGCGCAACTTCGGCGGCCACACCTACCCCCGGCTGGCCCACGTCGGTGACCGCACGGGCCTCGAGATCATCCGCACGATGCAGCAGAAGATCGTGTCGCTGCAGCAGGAGGACAAGGCGGAGCTCGGCGATTACGACGCCCGCATCCGCGTGTTCGCCGAGTGCACGGTCACCGATCTGATCAAGGACGGGGACCGGATCGCGGGCGCGTTCGGCTACTGGCGTGAGAGCGGCCGGTTCATCCTGTTCGAGGCGCCCGCCGTGGTGCTCGCGACGGGCGGGATCGGCAAGTCCTACAAGGTGACGTCGAACTCGTGGGAGTACACCGGCGACGGGCACGCCCTGGCGCTGCGGGCCGGCGCGACGCTGATCAACATGGAGTTCATCCAGTTCCACCCCACAGGCATGGTGTGGCCGCCGAGCGTGAAAGGCATCCTCGTCACCGAGGGGGTGCGCGGTGACGGCGGCGTGCTGAAGAACTCCGACGGCAAGCGCTTCATGTTCGACTACATCCCGGACGTGTTCAAGGGTCAGTACGCCGAATCCGAGGACGAAGCCGACCAGTGGCTCAAGGACAACGACTCGGCTCGCCGCACCCCCGACCTGCTCCCCCGCGACGAGGTGGCCCGCGCGATCAACACCGAGGTCAAGGAGGGCCGTGGCACCCCGCACGGCGGGGTGTACCTCGACATCGCGTCGCGAATGAGCGCCGAGGAGATCAAGCGTCGCCTGCCGTCGATGTACCACCAGTTCATGGAGCTCGCCGAGGTCGACATCACCACCGACGAGATGGAGGTGGGGCCGACCTGCCACTACGTGATGGGCGGGATCGAAGTCGACCCGGACACCGGCGCCGCCAAGACCCCCGGGCTGTTCGCCGCGGGCGAGTGCGCGGGCGGGATGCACGGATCGAACCGGCTGGGCGGCAACTCGCTGTCGGATCTGCTGGTGTTCGGGCGCCGTGCCGGACTGGGCGCCTCCGACTACGTGCGCGCGCTGAACGACCGGCCGACGGTGTCGGAGGAGGCGGTCGAGGAGGCGTGCACCCTGGCGCTGGCACCGTTCGACGGACCGGGCGAGGGTGAGCCGGAGAACCCCTACACCCTGCAGCTCGACCTGCAGGACACCATGAACGAGCTCGTCGGCATCATCCGCAAGGCCGACGAGATCACCGAGGCCCAGACCAAACTCACCGAGCTGCGCGAGCGGTTCAAACGCCTGAAGGTCGAGGGCAACCGGCACTTCAACCCGGGCTGGCACCTGGCGATCGACCTGCGCAACATGCTGCTGGTCAGCGAGTGTGTGGCCAAGGCGGCGCTCGAGCGCACGGAGAGCCGGGGCGGCCACACCCGCGACGACTACCCGTCGATGGAAGCCACGTGGCGCAAGACCCTGCTGGTGTGCCGGGCAGAGGACGACGATGTCGTCGTCCCGAGTGTCAGCGTCACCCGCGAGGACCAGGTGCCCATGCGCGACGACCTGCTCGAGCTGCTCGACATCGAAGAGCTCCAGAAGTACTTCACCGACGAAGAACTCGCCAACCACCCGGCAAGGAGACGCTCATGA
- a CDS encoding isocitrate lyase/PEP mutase family protein, producing the protein MSNPELQQRATALLALHQPGTPVVLPTVWDAWSARLAVGAGFAALTVGSHPVADSVGRADNEGMTFDELLTRVAQITEALDEVGAVPVSVDIESGYGEAPDRLIEGLLGVGAVGLNIEDTVHGEGGRLRSSGEHAELVGALRAAADAAGVHVVVNARTDLFLRKDGADSDRVDRAVARLKEAAEAGADVLYPVGRHDPDTQRRLTSELPLPVNAIGVPDQDDPASFGPLGVARISFGPFLQAALASRANELLERWR; encoded by the coding sequence GTGTCCAACCCAGAACTGCAGCAGCGGGCCACCGCGCTGCTCGCCCTGCATCAGCCCGGAACCCCTGTGGTCCTGCCCACCGTCTGGGACGCGTGGTCGGCCAGACTCGCCGTCGGCGCGGGCTTCGCCGCGCTGACCGTCGGCAGCCATCCCGTCGCCGATTCGGTCGGGCGCGCCGACAACGAGGGCATGACGTTCGACGAACTGCTCACCCGCGTCGCCCAGATCACCGAGGCGTTGGACGAGGTCGGAGCGGTCCCGGTGTCGGTCGACATCGAATCCGGATACGGCGAAGCGCCCGACCGGCTGATCGAGGGGCTGCTCGGGGTGGGCGCGGTCGGGCTCAACATCGAGGACACCGTGCACGGCGAGGGTGGCCGGCTGCGGTCCTCCGGCGAACACGCCGAACTGGTCGGGGCGCTGCGCGCGGCGGCGGACGCGGCCGGCGTGCACGTCGTGGTCAACGCCCGCACGGACCTGTTCCTGCGCAAGGACGGAGCCGACTCCGACCGGGTCGACCGGGCGGTGGCGCGGCTGAAAGAGGCGGCCGAGGCGGGCGCCGACGTGCTCTATCCGGTCGGCCGCCACGATCCGGACACCCAGCGGCGGCTGACGTCCGAGCTGCCGTTGCCGGTCAACGCGATCGGCGTGCCCGACCAGGACGACCCGGCGTCGTTCGGCCCGCTCGGCGTCGCGCGCATTAGCTTCGGCCCGTTCCTGCAGGCCGCGCTGGCGAGCCGGGCGAACGAACTCCTCGAGCGCTGGCGCTGA
- a CDS encoding Hsp20/alpha crystallin family protein — MSNVALRVRPAWDLDRWVRDFFGPASAEDWFGGAARPAFNPAAEIVKDGEDAVVRVELPGVDVDKDVTVEVDNGQLVIHGERRDERSEEKDGRTLREMRYGSFRRSFRLPQHVAGDAVSASYDAGVLTVRVTGAYAGAAPQRIAIENK, encoded by the coding sequence ATGAGCAACGTGGCTTTGCGGGTGCGACCCGCGTGGGATCTGGACCGCTGGGTTCGGGACTTCTTCGGCCCCGCGTCCGCCGAGGACTGGTTCGGCGGGGCGGCACGGCCGGCGTTCAACCCCGCCGCTGAGATCGTCAAGGACGGCGAGGACGCGGTCGTGCGGGTGGAACTGCCCGGTGTGGACGTCGACAAGGACGTCACCGTCGAGGTCGACAACGGCCAGCTCGTCATCCACGGTGAGCGGCGCGACGAACGCAGCGAGGAGAAGGACGGCCGCACGCTGCGCGAGATGCGGTACGGCTCGTTCCGGCGGTCGTTCCGGCTTCCGCAGCACGTCGCCGGCGACGCCGTATCGGCGTCCTACGACGCCGGTGTGCTGACGGTCCGGGTGACCGGCGCCTACGCCGGCGCTGCGCCGCAGCGGATCGCGATCGAGAACAAGTAA
- a CDS encoding STAS domain-containing protein, producing the protein MTTPLSLDRTQRDDGTQVLTVAGEIDLSNIDTFRQAITAATADAARTAGALTVDVSAVEYLDSAAISVLYDRADDIQRLIAHDLLMSSLTVSGVTELVATEVVPSASDA; encoded by the coding sequence ATGACCACGCCACTGAGCCTCGACCGCACACAGCGCGACGACGGAACGCAGGTCCTGACCGTGGCGGGGGAGATCGACCTCAGCAACATCGACACCTTCCGCCAAGCGATCACCGCCGCCACCGCGGACGCCGCCCGCACGGCGGGGGCCCTGACCGTCGACGTCAGCGCTGTGGAGTATCTCGACAGCGCCGCCATCAGCGTGCTGTACGACCGAGCCGACGACATCCAACGGCTCATCGCCCACGACCTGCTGATGTCCTCCCTCACCGTCAGCGGTGTGACCGAGCTGGTCGCCACCGAAGTGGTGCCGTCGGCTTCGGACGCCTGA
- a CDS encoding SpoIIE family protein phosphatase, which produces MSDERGDSTFTWHGRHELVHRMHEQLDDLATARDQMEQLVRAIVAIGSDLDLDVTLHRIVDAAMELSAARFGALGKRGSDGTTSSFVRTGIDDSAARRLAELPVGEGLRVDDLTTQTETIPADATGRPIRALLAVPISVRATDFGTLYLADDRPGRAFSDAQEGVVRALATAAAAAIDNARLFERERESAKWTKASREITTALLSGNPQTGPLQLIVNRALELADAEQAILLVPREPEPPADTVDTLVVAATAGRYASEVIGRQVPMDGSTTGGVARRGLPVITDSFQYPIEGFTDVGERSAIVMPLTADEAVLGVIAVARRPLQPPFDDAYLDLVSDFARHAAIALALAAGREHALNQQLAQADSVEEALNAAAEELRRLWRARRVLAVTFLTHTSSRGAAPQVVSVGERAQWSDLTDATRDALRSLRDGDLLAPTTTTPGTAGISLQHPEGVLVVWIDLAEQRPFTLEDQTLLTVLAGRLGQGLHRVHQADQQRETALALQHAILGPAHLPHGFAVRYQAASRPLQVGGDWYDVVELEDGRIALIVGDCVGHGLTAATVMGQVRSACRALLLSNPSPGAALSAMDQFAARLPGAQCTTAVCMVLDPGTGELLYSSAGHPPPIVVDADGTTRLLDDGHTIALGMRADWARPEARVTLAAGATLLLYTDGLVERRRLPLEHGISRAAALVQDRRASTLDDLADSIMSRLAPAGGYQDDVAVLLYRHPAPLELTFPAHASRLAPTRNALRGWLKRVGLNRVQAMDVLVATGEAVANAIEHGHRHSPHGTIRLSATALVDAVELVVSDTGSWKTPQPEPDVHRGRGITLMQALMHDVAIDHGTDGTTVRLTARIV; this is translated from the coding sequence ATGAGTGATGAACGGGGTGATTCCACGTTCACCTGGCACGGCCGGCACGAGCTGGTGCACCGGATGCACGAGCAGCTGGACGACCTCGCCACCGCTCGCGATCAGATGGAACAACTGGTGAGAGCGATCGTGGCGATCGGATCCGACCTGGACCTCGACGTCACACTGCATCGGATCGTCGACGCCGCCATGGAACTGAGCGCCGCCCGGTTCGGCGCACTGGGAAAACGCGGATCCGACGGCACCACGTCGTCGTTCGTCCGCACGGGTATCGACGACAGCGCGGCCCGGCGGCTCGCCGAGCTGCCGGTGGGCGAAGGCCTTCGGGTCGACGACCTGACCACTCAGACGGAGACCATCCCGGCGGATGCCACCGGCCGGCCGATCCGGGCGCTGCTGGCCGTTCCGATCTCGGTGCGGGCAACCGACTTCGGCACCCTCTACCTCGCCGACGACCGTCCCGGCCGAGCGTTCTCGGACGCCCAGGAGGGCGTCGTGCGTGCGCTGGCGACGGCGGCTGCGGCAGCCATCGACAATGCCCGGCTCTTCGAGCGTGAACGTGAGTCGGCGAAATGGACCAAGGCCAGCCGCGAGATCACCACCGCCCTGCTGTCCGGCAACCCGCAGACGGGACCGTTGCAGCTGATCGTGAACCGGGCGCTGGAGTTGGCGGACGCGGAGCAGGCGATCCTGCTGGTTCCCCGGGAACCGGAACCACCCGCCGACACCGTCGACACCCTCGTCGTCGCTGCCACGGCAGGCCGGTACGCCTCGGAGGTGATCGGGCGCCAGGTTCCCATGGACGGGTCGACCACGGGTGGCGTCGCCCGGCGAGGGCTGCCGGTCATCACCGATTCCTTTCAGTATCCGATCGAGGGTTTCACCGATGTGGGTGAGCGTTCGGCGATCGTGATGCCGCTGACGGCGGACGAGGCCGTGCTGGGCGTGATCGCCGTCGCGCGCCGTCCGCTCCAGCCGCCTTTCGACGATGCCTACCTCGACCTCGTCAGTGATTTCGCCCGGCACGCCGCCATAGCCCTGGCCCTGGCGGCCGGCCGCGAGCACGCCCTCAACCAGCAACTCGCACAAGCAGATTCGGTTGAAGAGGCGCTCAACGCCGCGGCCGAGGAACTACGGCGGCTGTGGCGCGCCCGTCGGGTACTCGCCGTCACCTTCCTGACCCACACCTCATCGCGGGGCGCCGCCCCGCAAGTGGTGTCGGTCGGTGAGCGCGCCCAGTGGAGCGACCTGACCGACGCCACGCGTGATGCGCTTCGCTCGCTGCGTGACGGCGATCTGCTGGCACCCACCACCACGACGCCCGGGACGGCGGGAATCTCCCTGCAACATCCCGAGGGCGTGCTCGTCGTGTGGATCGACCTGGCGGAGCAACGCCCGTTCACGCTGGAGGACCAGACGCTGTTGACCGTGTTGGCAGGCCGCCTCGGCCAGGGCCTGCATCGAGTACACCAGGCCGATCAGCAGCGTGAGACCGCCCTGGCTCTCCAGCACGCCATCCTCGGTCCCGCTCACCTACCGCACGGGTTCGCGGTGCGCTACCAGGCCGCGAGCAGGCCCCTGCAGGTCGGCGGGGACTGGTACGACGTCGTGGAACTCGAGGACGGACGCATCGCGTTGATCGTCGGCGACTGTGTGGGCCACGGACTGACCGCGGCGACGGTGATGGGTCAGGTGCGCAGCGCCTGCCGGGCACTGCTCCTGAGCAATCCCAGTCCAGGCGCCGCCCTTTCGGCGATGGACCAGTTCGCCGCGCGGCTTCCGGGCGCCCAATGCACCACGGCTGTCTGCATGGTGCTGGATCCAGGAACCGGGGAACTGCTGTACTCGAGCGCGGGGCATCCACCCCCCATCGTGGTCGACGCCGACGGCACCACGCGCCTCCTCGACGACGGTCACACGATCGCCCTGGGGATGCGGGCCGACTGGGCCCGCCCCGAAGCCCGGGTGACCCTTGCGGCGGGCGCGACGCTGCTCCTCTACACCGACGGTCTGGTCGAACGTCGCCGGCTGCCACTGGAACACGGGATTTCCCGCGCCGCCGCTCTGGTGCAGGACCGGCGCGCGTCCACGCTCGATGACCTGGCCGACTCGATCATGTCCCGGCTCGCGCCGGCCGGCGGCTATCAGGACGACGTCGCGGTCCTGCTCTACCGCCACCCCGCCCCGCTGGAGCTGACCTTCCCCGCCCACGCCAGCCGTCTCGCACCGACCCGCAACGCGTTGCGTGGCTGGCTGAAGCGAGTGGGGTTGAACCGCGTGCAGGCCATGGACGTGCTCGTCGCCACCGGCGAAGCCGTCGCCAACGCGATCGAGCACGGCCACCGCCACAGCCCGCACGGCACGATCAGGTTGAGCGCGACCGCACTCGTCGACGCGGTGGAACTCGTCGTATCCGACACCGGGTCGTGGAAGACTCCGCAACCGGAGCCCGACGTCCACCGCGGCCGGGGGATCACCCTCATGCAAGCGCTGATGCACGACGTCGCCATCGACCACGGCACCGACGGGACGACCGTTCGCCTCACCGCAAGGATCGTCTGA
- the nirB gene encoding nitrite reductase large subunit NirB, whose product MPSTKNVVVVGHGMVGHRFVEALRARDEAGAWRITVLAEETDAAYDRVGLTGYTEHWDRTLLALAGNDYRGDDLVDLRLGHRVTSIDRDARTVQTADGTTVAYDALVLATGSYAFVPPVPGHELAACHVYRTLDDLDAIRADAQRSAAGHAPVGVVIGGGLLGLEAANALRRFGLKPHIVERSPRLMNQQVDEAGGHLLGRMINDLGIDVHVDVGTDAIEATDRDSVLVRLSDGSAIEAGLVIFAAGVRPRDDLARAAGLDIAERGGVLTDSSCATADPHVYAIGEVAAIDGRCYGLVGPGYTSAEVVADRLLGGAAEFGAADLSTKLKLLGVDVASFGDAMGRTPDCLEVVVNDAVNQTYAKLVLSDDAKTLLGGVLVGDASAYGVLRPMVGEQLPGDPMALIAPAGSGGADTALGVGALPAAAQICSCNNVTKGDLTGAIAGGCCDVAGLKACTKAGTSCGSCVPLLKQLLESEGVEQSKALCEHFAQSRAELFEIISATEIRTFSGLLDKFGTGKGCDICKPTVASILASTSSDHILDGEQAALQDSNDHFLANIQRNGSYSVVPRVPGGDITPEQLILIGEIARDFDLYTKITGGQRIDLFGARVEQLPEIWRRLVEGGMESGHAYGKALRTVKSCVGSDWCRYGQQDSVQMAIDLELRYRGLRAPHKIKMGVSGCARECAEARGKDVGVIATEHGWNLYVGGNGGMTPAHAQLLAGDLDDETLIRYIDRFLMFYIRTADRLQRTAPWVEQLGLDHVREVVCDDSLRLASEFEAAMARHVEGYACEWKGVLDDPDKLSRFVSFVNAPDVPDPTITFTENAGRKVPVPIGMPTVRPLQETP is encoded by the coding sequence ATGCCGTCAACGAAGAACGTCGTGGTCGTGGGCCACGGCATGGTCGGGCACCGGTTCGTCGAAGCGCTGCGTGCGCGCGACGAGGCGGGCGCCTGGCGCATCACCGTGCTCGCCGAGGAAACCGACGCCGCCTACGACCGGGTGGGCCTGACCGGCTACACCGAACACTGGGACCGCACGCTGCTGGCGCTCGCCGGAAACGACTACCGCGGAGACGACCTGGTCGACCTGCGGCTGGGGCACCGCGTCACCTCGATCGACCGGGACGCCCGCACGGTGCAGACGGCGGACGGGACGACGGTCGCCTACGACGCGCTCGTGCTGGCCACCGGTTCCTACGCCTTCGTCCCGCCGGTCCCCGGCCACGAGCTCGCCGCCTGCCACGTCTACCGCACCCTCGACGACCTCGACGCGATCCGCGCCGACGCGCAGCGCAGCGCCGCCGGCCACGCGCCGGTCGGTGTGGTGATCGGCGGCGGTCTGCTCGGGCTGGAAGCCGCCAACGCCCTGCGCCGGTTCGGGTTGAAGCCGCACATCGTCGAACGATCGCCGCGGCTGATGAACCAGCAGGTCGACGAGGCCGGCGGCCATCTGCTGGGCCGGATGATCAACGACCTGGGCATCGACGTGCACGTCGACGTCGGCACCGACGCGATCGAGGCGACCGACCGCGATTCGGTGCTGGTCCGTCTCAGCGACGGATCGGCCATCGAGGCGGGCCTGGTGATCTTCGCCGCGGGGGTCCGCCCACGCGACGACCTGGCCCGCGCCGCGGGACTCGACATCGCCGAACGCGGCGGCGTCCTGACCGACTCCTCCTGCGCCACCGCTGATCCGCACGTCTACGCGATCGGCGAGGTGGCCGCCATCGACGGCCGCTGCTACGGGCTGGTCGGACCCGGATACACCAGCGCCGAGGTGGTCGCCGACCGGTTGCTCGGCGGTGCAGCCGAATTCGGGGCGGCCGACCTGTCGACGAAGCTCAAACTCCTCGGCGTCGACGTGGCCAGTTTCGGTGACGCGATGGGCCGCACCCCGGACTGCCTCGAGGTCGTGGTCAACGACGCGGTCAACCAGACCTACGCCAAACTCGTGCTCTCCGACGACGCCAAGACGCTGCTGGGCGGGGTCCTGGTCGGCGACGCGTCGGCCTACGGCGTCCTGCGGCCGATGGTCGGCGAGCAGCTGCCGGGCGATCCGATGGCGCTCATCGCACCGGCCGGCTCCGGCGGCGCCGACACCGCACTCGGCGTCGGCGCACTGCCTGCCGCCGCCCAGATCTGTTCCTGCAACAACGTCACCAAGGGTGATCTCACCGGTGCGATCGCCGGCGGCTGCTGCGACGTGGCCGGGCTCAAGGCGTGCACCAAGGCCGGCACCTCGTGCGGCTCATGCGTACCGCTGCTCAAACAGCTGCTCGAATCCGAAGGCGTGGAGCAGTCGAAGGCGTTGTGCGAGCACTTCGCTCAGTCGCGCGCCGAACTGTTCGAGATCATCTCGGCGACGGAGATCCGCACCTTCTCCGGTCTGCTCGACAAATTCGGCACCGGAAAGGGTTGCGACATCTGCAAACCCACCGTCGCCTCCATCCTGGCGTCGACGAGTTCGGATCACATCCTCGACGGCGAGCAGGCCGCCCTGCAGGATTCCAACGACCACTTCCTGGCCAACATCCAGCGCAACGGCAGCTATTCGGTGGTGCCGCGGGTGCCCGGCGGCGACATCACGCCCGAGCAGCTGATCCTGATCGGCGAGATCGCCCGCGACTTCGACCTCTACACCAAGATCACCGGCGGTCAGCGCATCGACCTGTTCGGCGCCCGCGTCGAGCAGCTTCCCGAGATCTGGCGCCGGCTGGTCGAGGGTGGGATGGAGTCCGGGCACGCCTACGGCAAGGCGCTGCGCACCGTCAAGAGTTGCGTGGGCAGCGACTGGTGCCGCTACGGCCAACAGGATTCCGTGCAGATGGCCATCGACCTCGAACTGCGGTACCGCGGTCTGCGCGCCCCGCACAAGATCAAGATGGGCGTGTCCGGATGCGCCCGCGAGTGCGCCGAGGCGCGCGGCAAGGACGTCGGCGTGATCGCGACCGAACACGGCTGGAACCTCTACGTGGGCGGCAACGGCGGGATGACCCCGGCCCACGCGCAGCTACTCGCCGGCGACCTCGACGACGAGACGCTGATCCGCTACATCGACCGCTTCCTGATGTTCTACATCCGCACGGCGGACCGGTTACAGCGCACCGCGCCGTGGGTCGAGCAGCTCGGCCTCGACCACGTCCGTGAGGTGGTCTGCGACGACTCCCTGAGGCTGGCAAGCGAATTCGAGGCGGCGATGGCCCGCCACGTCGAAGGGTACGCGTGCGAGTGGAAGGGTGTGCTCGACGATCCCGACAAGCTCTCGCGCTTCGTGTCGTTCGTCAACGCCCCGGACGTACCCGACCCGACCATCACCTTCACCGAGAACGCCGGCCGCAAGGTGCCGGTGCCCATCGGAATGCCCACCGTCCGACCGCTTCAGGAGACACCGTGA
- the nirD gene encoding nitrite reductase small subunit NirD, with the protein MTLLDDRTDLCAPAATWTAACRYDYLIPCRGVAVLLPDGSQAALFRLDDGTLHAVGNIDPFSGAAVMSRGITGDRGGRATVQSPIKKQAFALDDGSCLDDPSAALPVYRTRLTADGVVEIAA; encoded by the coding sequence GTGACCCTGCTCGACGACCGTACCGACCTCTGCGCACCGGCTGCGACCTGGACGGCGGCCTGCCGCTACGACTACCTGATCCCGTGCCGCGGGGTGGCGGTCCTGCTGCCCGACGGTTCTCAGGCGGCGCTGTTCCGCCTCGACGACGGAACCCTGCACGCCGTCGGCAACATCGACCCGTTCTCCGGTGCGGCGGTGATGTCGCGCGGCATCACCGGAGACCGGGGCGGGCGGGCCACCGTGCAGTCCCCGATCAAGAAGCAGGCCTTCGCCCTCGACGACGGCAGCTGCCTCGACGATCCGTCGGCGGCGCTGCCGGTGTACCGCACCCGGCTCACCGCCGACGGCGTCGTCGAGATCGCGGCGTAG